The region CTTGAGTTAGGCCCACAAACTTTTGGAAATAAATcctaaagaaaaatatatttggCCCTAGACACATGTTAGCATGCATTAAGTTTGAAGgttgatttaaaattaaaatttgagagagcttgaatgaatattttaagaTCAAAAAATGAACTTAGATTCAAAATttgagaatttaaaatatatgttgGGTTTCGATTCAAACATTCAAAACCTAaatctaaccttttctttttagtttgtgtgtttttatacaatacttcaaattatctataatttttctCAATTCTAAAGTAGAAAAATAAAGGTATTTAAATACACGTTCTCGTGcactagaatttttttttaaaatttataataattatattatttaatttacaatatacaattttaaaatttatagtaatatataatattataatataaacattaaaattattaaattgctcatgtataaaattttaataaattaaaaatatataaatatattaaatatataaaaaattttaaatttatatatcaaatcaCATGTTATGATTAAGCATGGCTCGAATGTAATCCAACCATAGAAAAAATCATCCTGAGGCCATCATGTTCCAACCCATTTAgtcaactattaaaattttagaataccCAATCTTTAAAACACATAAAACATGTATTATTAAAAAAGTGAGTATTTgatacatttaaaaaattaacacgtgtttcttcttcttcttttaatatgTTACTATAATATTGCTGTGAAATCTAAAAACTCAACtgaaaatataccaaatatttttttatataaaaattacattaaacaTAAAATGCttaatatttaatcaaatatatctTCTAAGGTTAGCCTTCTATTCAGGATAAggattatttttatgtttagcccctcctaattttttaaaaatttcttgaaataccatacatattttataataaggAAAATTGTTTTTCTGGTGTCCTTAAGTTGCGATTTATTGGCcacatattttaaaaatgttttcagTTGGAACcaaaaaggtaaattaattttattttgatcccTTTATAATTTGATACAATAAATTTGATAACACTTTCGGTTAAAACCCTGCTAATTATTATTAGCTTAATTTTATCCATTCACCTTTTCAATCAATCAAATAAAGGAAAATCattacaataattaaaataaataaaaaattaaattaaaaactaaatatgagtaaagtttgaaatttaaaagtcttctttataacatttttttttaaatatttcagtCCCTGTTCAATTATATTCTTCGCTTTGCCCCGTCCATGGTGACGGTGAATAGGGCGTGCTAGCTACTTCATTTATATCActatttttatattcaaatatgatcaataataataataataacaaaacacttaaaaaaatcttaacgatagagaaagaaaagaaaaaataatatcaCAAATCTAATCAATAGATTCAATACTTGACATTAGACATAAATGCTGGTCAAATTCCCTTGGAGGTCCCTatattatagggactaaatcaaattagTCTATGTATTATTAACTGagtcaatttaatctttatacaaTTCAAAATGATCAAACAAGTCTAAATTGTAATAGAATCAACATTTACTGTATACAAAATATTTGTTTCAATTAcaattcaattccaaacaaaatattttatttacagaACTGttgaaactttaaaatattaactctgctaaactataaattatatttttgaatcaatgaatgttaattttattgcaatttagtacaaaaattaaattgatcaataAATGAACCTTTCAAGTTATTAACCCGTAAATGCAAGTCTGAGTGGTTAATTTTTGACTTTGATTTATACAAGGGAGATGAAGCGATGATAGCTTAGCTGATAAATGTGTTTTTTTGAGTTGTTGTCATGAGTGGATTagacattaaattaattataaaattataaaaatactctctaatatataaattatgttatatttttatggtgtatttattttttccttttgtaTTTAAACCCAAATTACCATGAAAGATAGACAATTAACTTTATCATTACTGTAACATAAATCTAGTATGCATTAATGATTTAGAATTACTTTGGGGACTTCACTTGTTATTACATATTTGTATAAAGTAGAGAGAAGCCATAACTATGAAGACGTGAAGGTATCCAGTTCCAAAGGAGGAGGAGCTTCCCCAGAATTACCAGATTCAGAAACCAAATTGACAAGAAAATCAAACAGGTCCGTAGCCATAACAGCCGACGCAACATCCTCTTTATTAAGCGTCCTCCTCTTGCCTTGCATGGTAACCATCCACGACCTTTGCGTCAGCTCCTTGATGAACAGTTCGCAGGCCTTAGAGAACACTATGGGAGACTCCCCGGAAATCATCTTAACATCCTCCCCTGACTTTTTCATTATCTTCTTGATCCTTGCCAACGGCAACAAATGAGGCCCTGTTTTCCCCGATATCCCGCCCGACAGTATGCCCGAGTATGTCCCTGCTTGCCTCATATCTATACCTTAATGGTCAACCCAATTTTATGCTTCGTTATATATAGACATGTGAAAGGGAGCAGTGGTGATGTGTGGAGCCGGCTAGCTTATTATTGCTTCGGCCGGCAGCATCCAATGGCTGTTGATAAATGGCTGCCAAGGCAAGCCCTATAAGGCTATTAAAACCAATAAATGATttcttttataaaagaaaattagggTTTCGTCTCAGTATCCGAAACCCAACATCATCATGTTGACGTGCTGTATAGAATTCAactctttaattattatttattaatactaTTTGTATGGTTTTATAgtattttagcactactttttgGGGTTGAGGGACGTCATATGTTTAACGGTCAAGGATCCGATGTCTTTATCAAGTGTTAGTATGCATTTTTCAACCATCTATAAAGACAAATTGCTACTTTGTGTGTGACAAATACAGATCGATttataaatattaacaaatctTATTTacttcttttgtttattttgaagtTGGCTCAAAGCTAAAAGCGTTGCGTTGGAGGTTTTTGGTTTTAATATTCAAATGGTATGGAGTGACTGGGTGAGGTACATCTTGTTAGGGGTGTT is a window of Gossypium hirsutum isolate 1008001.06 chromosome D08, Gossypium_hirsutum_v2.1, whole genome shotgun sequence DNA encoding:
- the LOC121219900 gene encoding nuclear transcription factor Y subunit C-4; the protein is MRQAGTYSGILSGGISGKTGPHLLPLARIKKIMKKSGEDVKMISGESPIVFSKACELFIKELTQRSWMVTMQGKRRTLNKEDVASAVMATDLFDFLVNLVSESGNSGEAPPPLELDTFTSS